A stretch of Tigriopus californicus strain San Diego chromosome 11, Tcal_SD_v2.1, whole genome shotgun sequence DNA encodes these proteins:
- the LOC131890327 gene encoding uncharacterized protein LOC131890327: MYYLILLFLLCFATPVLITTSLNVFIQAAVVNTTYEVIAHHQWLTLAACVLMWGPSLMERLLDKWNIIDTPLVVSVFLFLLGHTHNLLRSVLHAVFAQQIHSITWQGDQLDLRGNRVSFKWRHGKDNRVKPDQDRQKKRGKLSVEEERTLDPPVRMTTE; encoded by the exons ATGTACTACTTGATCCTGTTGTTCCTGTTGTGCTTTGCCACCCCGGTCCTGATCACCACGTCCTTGAATGTTTTCATCCAAGCCGCCGTCGTCAATACCACCTATGAA GTGATAGCACACCATCAATGGCTGACTTTAGCCGCGTGCGTTTTGATGTGGGGACCGAGTCTGATGGAACGCTTATTAGACAAATGGAACATCATTGACACGCCATTGGTGGTATCGGTGTTTCTCTTCTTATTGGGACACACTCACAATCTTTTGCGAAGTGTACTTCATGCCGTGTTTGCCCAGCAAATCCACAGCATCACCTGGCAAGGCGATCAATTGGACTTGCGTGGAAATCG AGTATCGTTCAAATGGCGCCACGGCAAAGATAACCGAGTCAAACCTGACCAGGACCGACAAAAGAAACGTGGGAAATTATCCGTTGAAGAAGAGAGGACCCTCGATCCTCCAGTGCGGATGACAACGGAATAG
- the LOC131890905 gene encoding long-chain-fatty-acid--CoA ligase 4-like — translation MAQSSLVVFLLKSWLFMWDVLTFPIYGLIYRKWNLHDRQKQDEEEPVNKNPQQIVRNGDSEVEIRPFDLHFSLMDQIASLEQPLDTVVKLFDYSVKLHAGQDCLGTREAFAMESEVQPDGKVFQKIIQGDYYTWLKYEQVQEKATNIAKGLIKIGMNPKEEDKALIYADTSANWLMTALGCFKTGIPLATLYTTLGEESVKYGLNQTKAKTLILAQELMPKLERMIGDLPHVENIVYIPSRVRQPLGVQFKNRAIYSLEQIQDLGREAGNVHLSAPKSDDIAVIMYTSGSTGTPKGALLTHRNLSSAIFASLSRGLDMAGEQRTPDETYMGFLPIAHIFELSHEFVVLLMGIKIGYSGPNTLTDKSTMIKSGQKGDASILKPTVMLAVPTILDRVYKAIQGNVQSKGKVFEAVFMQLYRYRCSWLKRGFGTPILNRLVFSKLKQSLGGKIRLIIGGGAPLSPDVHEFIRTCLDVHVAQGYGLTETVGGVMLTQRKDLTMGSVGFPLPSVKVKLVDWSEGEYTIRDPQGPKGEIVIGGPVVSVGYFDLPDKTAESFYRDAEGTQWFYTGDIGHLLPNGNLKIIDRKKDLVKLAMGEYVSLGKVEAAMKVHPLVENICIYADSSQSATIAIIVPDAVHLSKIQTEVELTHEEACQNPQVKSQVLSSLRKHASTSLQKFEMPRGLLLVSEPWSPESGLVTASLKIRRKQIEKAYQDQIDRIYAQLN, via the coding sequence ATGGCACAGTCGTCGCTGGTGGTGTTCCTATTGAAATCTTGGCTCTTCATGTGGGATGTCTTGACATTTCCCATCTACGGACTGATCTACCGGAAATGGAATTTGCATGATAGACAGAAACAAGATGAAGAGGAACCGGTCAACAAGAATCCTCAACAGATTGTTAGAAACGGTGATTCTGAGGTTGAGATTCGGCCCTTTGACTTACACTTCAGCTTGATGGACCAAATTGCCTCGCTGGAGCAGCCTTTGGACACGGTGGTAAAGTTATTTGATTACTCAGTGAAACTTCATGCCGGCCAGGATTGTTTGGGCACACGAGAGGCCTTTGCTATGGAGTCGGAAGTTCAGCCGGATGGCAAAGTGTTTCAGAAAATCATCCAAGGGGATTATTACACTTGGCTCAAGTACGAGCAGGTCCAAGAAAAAGCCACCAATATCGCTAAGGGTTTGATCAAGATAGGCATGAACCCGAAAGAAGAGGACAAGGCCTTGATTTACGCCGATACTAGTGCCAATTGGTTAATGACGGCCTTGGGCTGTTTCAAGACTGGGATCCCATTGGCCACGTTGTACACCACGTTGGGTGAGGAGAGTGTCAAGTATGGGTTGAATCAAACCAAAGCCAAGACCCTGATTCTCGCCCAAGAGCTGATGCCCAAGCTGGAGCGAATGATTGGCGATCTTCCACATGTTGAAAACATTGTCTATATACCGTCTCGAGTCCGACAGCCTCTAGGAGTCCAGTTTAAAAACAGGGCCATTTATTCGTTGGAACAGATCCAAGATCTCGGCCGCGAAGCGGGGAACGTCCACTTAAGTGCTCCCAAATCTGATGACATTGCCGTCATCATGTATACTAGTGGCTCCACAGGCACGCCTAAGGGGGCCCTTCTCACCCACCGGAACTTAAGTTCCGCCATATTTGCTAGCCTTTCAAGAGGATTGGATATGGCTGGCGAACAGCGTACTCCAGATGAGACCTACATGGGTTTCCTTCCCATAGCTCATATCTTTGAGCTCTCCCATGAGTTTGTCGTCCTCCTTATGGGCATAAAGATTGGCTATTCCGGTCCAAACACTCTCACCGATAAAAGTACCATGATCAAATCGGGCCAAAAAGGCGATGCATCAATTCTAAAACCCACCGTAATGCTAGCCGTGCCCACCATCTTGGACCGAGTCTACAAGGCCATCCAAGGCAATGTGCAAAGTAAAGGCAAGGTCTTCGAGGCGGTATTCATGCAACTCTATCGCTATCGCTGTTCTTGGCTCAAGCGAGGCTTCGGCACGCCCATCTTGAACCGATTGGTGTTTTCCAAACTGAAACAGTCCTTGGGTGGAAAGATCCGCTTGATCATTGGCGGTGGTGCTCCCCTCTCTCCCGATGTCCACGAGTTCATTCGCACTTGCTTGGATGTGCACGTGGCTCAGGGTTACGGTTTGACGGAAACCGTCGGTGGTGTGATGCTCACGCAAAGGAAGGACCTGACCATGGGATCGGTTGGGTTTCCATTACCTAGCGTCAAAGTTAAACTTGTGGATTGGTCAGAGGGCGAGTACACGATCCGAGACCCGCAAGGTCCCAAGGGTGAAATAGTAATTGGAGGGCCTGTAGTCTCGGTTGGGTATTTTGATCTGCCTGATAAGACAGCTGAAAGCTTTTATCGAGATGCCGAGGGCACCCAGTGGTTCTATACTGGTGACATCGGCCACCTCCTCCCCAATGGAAACCTTAAGATTATTGACCGTAAGAAAGATCTGGTTAAATTGGCCATGGGTGAATACGTGTCGTTGGGCAAAGTAGAAGCAGCAATGAAAGTTCACCCGTTGGTCGAAAACATCTGCATTTATGCGGATTCTTCACAGTCTGCGACCATTGCTATCATCGTACCGGACGCAGTACATTTGTCCAAGATCCAAACGGAGGTCGAATTGACACACGAGGAAGCCTGTCAAAATCCTCAGGTTAAAAGCCAGGTCTTGTCATCACTCCGAAAGCACGCCTCAACTTCACTTCAAAAGTTCGAAATGCCCCGAGGCTTACTTCTCGTTTCCGAGCCTTGGAGCCCAGAGTCCGGATTGGTCACGGCCTCTTTAAAAATCCGAAGAAAACAGATTGAAAAAGCTTACCAGGATCAGATCGATCGAATCTATGCCCAGCTCAATTAA
- the LOC131890487 gene encoding uncharacterized protein LOC131890487, with amino-acid sequence MFCRRLKNLRNENDGALMSLGLLLDGILYLLPDYDTPCYQYKLVYGLFIVPMTTSFFSILGMAIERFQTFALYRDRRRLTKRFSIAWFFASWTLAICFLVILLAQISEKDLNENDLDNIRQSAHKGIHGGSHNKFGAMLMISSILH; translated from the exons ATGTTCTGTAGACGCTTGAAGAACCTACGGAATGAAAACGATGG TGCCCTAATGTCTTTGGGTTTATTATTGGATGGGATTTTGTATCTTTTACCGGATTATGACACGCCCTGCTATCAATATAAGCTCGTCTACGGTCTGTTCATCGTTCCCATGACCACGAGTTTCTTCTCGATTCTGGGCATGGCCATCGAGCGGTTCCAAACCTTCGCGCTCTATCGTGATCGAAGGAGACTGACCAAGCGATTTAGCATCGCCTGGTTCTTCGCCTCCTGGACTTTAG CCATTTGTTTCCTCGTCATTCTTTTGGCGCAAATCTCAGAGAAGGACCTGAATGAAAACGACTTGGATAACATTCGTCAATCTGCGCACAAGGGAATACACGGTGGATCTCACAACAAATTCGGGGCAATGCTGATGATCAGCTCAATACTACATTGA